From the genome of Malus sylvestris chromosome 6, drMalSylv7.2, whole genome shotgun sequence, one region includes:
- the LOC126626002 gene encoding acyl carrier protein 1, chloroplastic-like isoform X3, whose translation MASASATSLCRFQTFQNQPIKTCQVTKTSSSLKLVSNGWAKSGFSSLRISHLQICCAAKPETVQKVVEIVRKQLALPPESKVSSDSKFALLGADSLDTVEIVMNLEEEFDISVEEESSQNISTVQEAADLIEKLIEKKSAA comes from the exons ATGGCTTCTGCTTCAGCAACTTCTCTCTGCAGGTTCCAAACCTTTCAAAACCAGCCAATCAAGACCTGCCAG GTAACAAAAACAAGTTCAAGTTTAAAGTTGGTTTCTAATGGATGGGCCAAGAGTGGCTTCTCTTCTTTGAGAATCTCTCATCTCCAAATTTGTTGCGCC GCCAAACCGGAGACGGTGCAAAAGGTAGTGGAGATTGTGAGGAAGCAATTGGCTTTGCCTCCGGAGTCAAAGGTTTCCTCTGACTCCAAGTTTGCATTACTTGGTGCCGACTCTCTCGACACC GTGGAGATAGTGATGAATTTGGAGGAAGAGTTTGACATTAGCGTTGAAGAGGAGAGCTCTCAGAACATAAGCACGGTCCAAGAAGCAGCTGATCTGATAGAGAAGCTCATTGAAAAGAAATCAGCTGCTTAA